The following proteins are co-located in the Brachybacterium sacelli genome:
- a CDS encoding TetR/AcrR family transcriptional regulator, translated as MTELFEPLPDSADTRRKENTRTKLVRASLDVFVEKGIDGATVDDLVRAAGFTRGAFYSNFSTKEEVFAALFASVTEEMIEIANTSVDEAIETARTQGGVPCSLSDVDDAALMVAVFEGIRPYGRQWYLLYSDAIARSLRDQEMRAELATQRERLRDEIGKLLSARMEEKGDHPLLPPGDLAQLLVGVFVDLMVREQMDGRDITELAATTILGTLRAFIEPRAD; from the coding sequence ATGACCGAACTGTTCGAGCCGCTGCCCGATTCCGCGGACACCCGGCGCAAGGAGAACACCCGCACCAAGCTGGTGCGGGCCTCGCTGGACGTCTTCGTCGAGAAGGGCATCGACGGCGCGACCGTGGACGACCTGGTGCGGGCCGCCGGATTCACCCGCGGCGCCTTCTACTCGAACTTCTCGACGAAGGAGGAGGTCTTCGCCGCACTGTTCGCCTCCGTCACCGAGGAGATGATCGAGATCGCGAACACCTCCGTCGACGAGGCGATCGAGACCGCGCGCACCCAGGGCGGGGTGCCGTGCAGCCTCTCCGACGTCGACGACGCGGCCCTCATGGTCGCCGTGTTCGAAGGGATCCGCCCGTACGGGCGCCAGTGGTACCTGCTCTACTCGGACGCCATCGCACGCTCCCTGCGCGACCAGGAGATGCGTGCCGAGCTCGCGACGCAGCGCGAACGGCTCCGCGACGAGATCGGCAAGCTCCTCTCCGCCCGGATGGAGGAGAAGGGCGACCACCCCCTGCTGCCACCCGGGGACCTCGCCCAGCTGCTGGTCGGCGTGTTCGTCGATCTGATGGTGCGCGAGCAGATGGACGGCCGTGACATCACCGAGCTCGCCGCGACCACGATCCTGGGCACCCTGCGCGCCTTCATCGAGCCCCGCGCCGACTGA
- a CDS encoding MMPL family transporter, which translates to MSSSLYRLGLLMASLRWKIVAVWMVLLIGIGGVAVALGGTFSSDIEIPGTEAQRGIDELANRFPEMGGTSGQVVLVTQDGSSVEEHQGEIDDLMDRIAEVDGVAAAPSPFDDTSPGTRTDDDTAIIAQFQMDGQQGSYPEESVDQLEELVETADTPTLDANIGGQVLQSSEVPFGAGEVVGIVIALIILAIVFRSLVPAIIPIVTAIVGVGVSMLAVMALAAGVEIPSVTTALGAMLGLAVGIDYALFILSRHRDQLTAGEDVHESVGRAIATSGSAVIFAGLTVIVALVGLFVTGIPFLTIMGVAAAATVALSVVVALTMLPAIMGILGERLRPRKIRRLMEENDGVLPAEDPSRSRRRPFGTGWVRLVTKVPAVTILLVVLGVGALAIPIKDLELALPDLGTEQPGTSARDTYDLVADEFGPGYNGPLLITADIINTTDPLGVVEDLESDISGLENVKEIQLATPNRGADLAVVAVIPEGGPTAKSTKDLVHELRAHAGSWEDEYSISDVTVTGATAVGIDVTDKLSDALVPFAIFVVGLSLILLAMVFRSIWVPLKASLGYLLSVVAAFGVTAMVFEYGWFNAPLSVSVNGPVVAFMPIMVMGVLFGLAMDYEVFLVSRMREEFTHTGDARASIERGFTASAPVVIAAALIMVSVFAGFVTSGWFMLQPIAVGLAVGVLVDAFVVRMTLVPAVLALLGRHAWWLPRWLDRILPKVDVEGEGLHAVLEHRHWTQEHGAHALRLQDLVVPLIGEKGRIGPLPGAIAPGTLLVVRSADDAARAAFLALAGGRLEPVSGLLAVHDRLAPDDLAAIQGRAHWLPAGTDVPARLREIPGRHLGTAVIVVERLEDLVHGATTSDDTLIERLDALLATGATLVVGSRSAGATEAERHLQGTLRDPRRLLALAVQRSTASAPEGAHL; encoded by the coding sequence GTGTCCTCGTCCCTGTACCGTCTCGGCCTGCTCATGGCCTCGCTGCGCTGGAAGATCGTCGCGGTGTGGATGGTCCTGCTGATCGGGATCGGCGGCGTCGCCGTCGCTCTCGGCGGCACCTTCTCCTCCGACATCGAGATCCCGGGGACCGAGGCCCAGCGCGGCATCGATGAGCTCGCCAACCGGTTCCCCGAGATGGGAGGAACCTCCGGGCAGGTCGTGCTGGTGACCCAGGACGGCTCCTCCGTCGAGGAGCACCAGGGCGAGATCGACGACCTCATGGACCGCATCGCGGAGGTGGACGGTGTCGCGGCCGCCCCCTCCCCCTTCGACGACACCTCGCCGGGCACCCGCACCGACGACGACACCGCGATCATCGCCCAGTTCCAGATGGACGGGCAGCAGGGCAGCTATCCCGAGGAGTCCGTCGACCAGCTCGAGGAGCTGGTCGAGACCGCCGACACCCCGACGCTGGACGCCAACATCGGAGGCCAGGTCCTCCAGAGCTCCGAGGTCCCCTTCGGCGCCGGCGAGGTCGTCGGCATCGTCATCGCCCTGATCATCCTCGCCATCGTGTTCCGCTCCCTGGTGCCGGCGATCATCCCGATCGTCACCGCGATCGTGGGCGTGGGCGTGTCCATGCTCGCCGTCATGGCGCTGGCCGCCGGGGTCGAGATCCCCTCGGTGACCACGGCGCTCGGCGCGATGCTCGGCCTCGCGGTGGGCATCGACTACGCCTTGTTCATCCTCTCGCGGCACCGTGACCAGCTCACCGCCGGCGAGGACGTGCACGAGTCCGTCGGCCGGGCGATCGCCACCTCCGGCAGCGCCGTCATCTTCGCCGGCCTCACCGTCATCGTCGCCCTCGTCGGCCTGTTCGTCACGGGCATCCCGTTCCTGACCATCATGGGCGTCGCCGCCGCGGCGACCGTCGCCCTGTCGGTGGTGGTCGCGCTGACGATGCTGCCCGCCATCATGGGCATCCTCGGAGAGCGCCTGCGCCCGCGGAAGATCCGCCGTCTGATGGAGGAGAACGACGGGGTGCTGCCCGCGGAGGATCCCTCGCGGTCCCGACGCCGGCCCTTCGGCACCGGCTGGGTCCGTCTGGTCACGAAGGTCCCGGCCGTGACCATCCTGCTGGTGGTCCTCGGCGTCGGGGCCCTCGCGATCCCCATCAAGGACCTCGAACTGGCCCTGCCGGACCTCGGCACCGAGCAGCCCGGGACCTCGGCGCGGGACACCTACGATCTCGTGGCCGACGAGTTCGGCCCCGGCTACAACGGTCCCCTGCTGATCACCGCCGACATCATCAACACCACCGACCCTCTCGGCGTGGTCGAGGACCTCGAGTCGGACATCTCCGGGCTCGAGAACGTCAAGGAGATCCAGCTCGCCACCCCCAACCGCGGCGCCGACCTGGCCGTGGTCGCCGTGATCCCCGAGGGCGGACCGACGGCCAAGTCCACCAAGGACCTGGTCCACGAGCTGCGCGCCCACGCCGGATCCTGGGAGGACGAGTACTCGATCTCCGACGTCACCGTCACCGGGGCCACCGCCGTCGGCATCGATGTCACCGACAAGCTCTCCGACGCGCTGGTGCCCTTCGCGATCTTCGTCGTCGGCCTCTCCCTGATCCTGCTCGCGATGGTCTTCCGCTCGATCTGGGTGCCGCTGAAGGCCTCGCTCGGCTACCTGCTCTCCGTCGTCGCTGCCTTCGGCGTCACCGCGATGGTGTTCGAGTACGGCTGGTTCAACGCGCCGCTGTCCGTGTCCGTCAACGGGCCGGTGGTCGCCTTCATGCCGATCATGGTGATGGGGGTGCTCTTCGGCCTGGCCATGGACTACGAGGTCTTCCTGGTCTCGCGGATGCGCGAGGAGTTCACCCACACCGGGGACGCCCGCGCCTCCATCGAGAGGGGCTTCACCGCGAGCGCCCCGGTGGTGATTGCCGCCGCCCTGATCATGGTCTCCGTGTTCGCCGGCTTCGTGACCTCCGGCTGGTTCATGCTGCAGCCGATCGCGGTGGGCCTGGCCGTCGGCGTGCTGGTCGATGCCTTCGTGGTGCGCATGACCCTGGTCCCCGCCGTGCTCGCCCTGCTCGGCCGGCACGCCTGGTGGCTGCCGCGCTGGCTGGACCGGATCCTCCCGAAGGTCGACGTCGAGGGCGAGGGCCTGCACGCCGTCCTCGAACATCGCCACTGGACCCAGGAGCACGGTGCCCACGCCCTGCGCCTGCAGGACCTGGTCGTCCCGCTGATCGGTGAGAAGGGCAGGATCGGCCCGCTGCCCGGGGCGATCGCTCCGGGCACCCTGCTGGTGGTGCGCTCGGCCGATGACGCCGCCCGCGCCGCCTTCCTGGCCCTGGCCGGAGGCCGCCTCGAGCCCGTCAGCGGCCTGCTCGCCGTCCACGACCGGCTCGCCCCCGACGATCTCGCGGCCATCCAGGGTCGCGCGCACTGGCTGCCGGCCGGGACCGATGTCCCCGCGCGGCTGCGTGAGATCCCCGGTCGCCACCTCGGCACCGCCGTCATCGTCGTCGAACGGCTCGAGGATCTCGTCCATGGCGCCACGACCTCCGACGACACCCTGATCGAGCGCCTCGACGCCCTGCTGGCGACGGGAGCCACCCTCGTGGTGGGCTCCCGTTCGGCGGGCGCCACCGAGGCCGAGCGCCATCTCCAGGGCACGCTGCGCGACCCCCGTCGGCTGCTCGCGCTCGCCGTCCAGCGCTCCACCGCCTCCGCCCCCGAAGGAGCTCACCTATGA
- a CDS encoding GH25 family lysozyme, producing the protein MAPYRPRHLTPPPAPDSDSDSGTSRRSVLRGGVLGAAAVGTGATALVAPAANAAGFSGQDVSAWQSDIDWDAQVSLGSRFAYVKATEGRTYRSPSFSKQYIDAGNAGLARGGYHFARPDSGGPEEQVEFFLSNGGGWTDDGITLPGMVDLEAYSGLPRDYGLTQQEMRDWIYGFSAAYLAEVGRRPVVYTGVNWWNDVVGDWTPVNSPLFVASYRDDPPTTLPGRWWAWELWQYSDSGPFAGDSVQWHGSESEFDSFVSDVDYSARGI; encoded by the coding sequence ATGGCTCCCTATCGCCCCCGCCATCTCACTCCACCTCCCGCTCCCGATTCCGATTCCGATTCCGGCACCTCCCGACGTTCTGTCCTCCGCGGCGGCGTGCTGGGCGCCGCCGCGGTCGGCACCGGTGCCACGGCGCTCGTCGCGCCGGCCGCGAACGCCGCCGGCTTCTCCGGCCAGGACGTCTCGGCCTGGCAGAGCGACATCGACTGGGACGCCCAGGTCTCGCTCGGCTCCCGCTTCGCCTACGTCAAGGCCACCGAGGGCCGCACCTATCGCAGCCCCTCCTTCAGCAAGCAGTACATCGATGCCGGCAATGCCGGTCTGGCACGTGGTGGGTACCACTTCGCCCGCCCCGACTCCGGCGGACCCGAGGAACAGGTCGAGTTCTTCCTCAGCAACGGTGGGGGATGGACCGACGACGGCATCACCCTGCCCGGCATGGTCGACCTCGAGGCCTACTCCGGCCTGCCGCGGGACTACGGGCTGACCCAGCAGGAGATGCGCGACTGGATCTACGGCTTCTCGGCCGCCTATCTCGCCGAGGTCGGTCGTCGCCCGGTCGTCTACACCGGCGTGAACTGGTGGAACGACGTGGTGGGGGACTGGACCCCGGTGAACTCGCCGCTGTTCGTGGCCTCCTACCGCGATGACCCGCCGACGACGCTGCCGGGCCGCTGGTGGGCCTGGGAGCTGTGGCAGTACTCGGACTCCGGGCCCTTCGCCGGCGACTCCGTGCAATGGCACGGCAGCGAGAGCGAGTTCGACAGCTTCGTCAGCGACGTCGACTACAGCGCACGGGGCATCTGA
- a CDS encoding multidrug effflux MFS transporter translates to MAHAAPDPRRDDAHDEPLTSTGSVPTTSGAIPTITGAIPVMEDVADHDLAQLPSEEELSRTRGKVTILVIVVLTTLSAIGPLATDMYIPAFPEVASDLGTSASRMQLTITAFFLGTASGQVVAGPLSDRLGRRTPLLIGIVLCLLASIGCALAPSVEFLLVLRILQGIGGGFGMVLGRAVLIDMTDGPELFRLMNIMQGVGGVAPIVAPLLGGIILVFGQWREIFLVISAMSLISLIGVLTRIPESLPPSRRHAGGFHTFLRNCRTLLRRRIFVAYMLVNAFSAFALMAYVSASSFVVQEMLGFTSSEYSVSFAINSMGMMALSLLSARLTRSIHPRKLIRVGLIVVTLASFSLLIGSLFLDTPAWIVLPAFFFTVAPQGLIFGNGGALASDQAREIAGTGSAMLGLGFSFSASIAAPLVGIAGTHSSLPMAITMVIGCLISGAFFVVAGRGSGTPNPHTGAH, encoded by the coding sequence GTGGCTCACGCCGCTCCCGATCCCCGCCGTGACGACGCTCACGACGAGCCCCTGACCTCCACCGGCTCGGTCCCCACCACCTCCGGCGCCATCCCCACCATCACGGGCGCGATCCCGGTGATGGAGGATGTCGCCGACCACGATCTCGCGCAACTGCCCAGCGAGGAGGAGCTGAGCCGTACCCGCGGCAAGGTCACCATCCTGGTGATCGTCGTGCTCACCACGCTCAGCGCCATCGGCCCCCTGGCGACCGACATGTACATCCCGGCCTTCCCCGAGGTGGCCTCCGACCTCGGCACCAGCGCCTCGCGGATGCAGCTGACCATCACGGCGTTCTTCCTGGGCACCGCGAGCGGCCAGGTCGTCGCGGGGCCGCTGTCGGACCGTCTGGGACGGCGCACACCGCTGCTGATCGGGATCGTGCTGTGCCTGCTGGCCTCGATCGGCTGCGCGCTCGCGCCGTCGGTGGAGTTCCTGCTGGTGCTCCGCATCCTGCAGGGGATCGGCGGCGGCTTCGGCATGGTGCTGGGCCGCGCGGTCCTGATCGACATGACCGACGGCCCCGAGCTGTTCCGGCTGATGAACATCATGCAGGGAGTCGGCGGCGTCGCCCCGATCGTCGCGCCGCTGCTGGGCGGCATCATCCTGGTCTTCGGTCAATGGCGCGAGATCTTCCTGGTGATCTCGGCGATGTCGCTGATCTCCCTGATCGGGGTGCTGACGCGCATCCCGGAGTCCCTGCCGCCGTCCCGACGCCACGCCGGGGGATTCCACACCTTCCTGCGGAATTGCCGCACTCTGCTGCGCCGCCGCATATTCGTGGCATACATGCTGGTCAACGCGTTCTCGGCCTTTGCATTGATGGCGTACGTCTCTGCCTCGTCCTTCGTGGTCCAGGAGATGCTCGGGTTCACCTCGAGCGAGTACTCGGTGAGCTTCGCGATCAACTCGATGGGCATGATGGCGCTCTCGCTGCTCTCGGCCCGACTGACCCGCTCGATCCATCCGCGCAAGCTGATCCGGGTGGGACTGATCGTGGTGACGCTGGCGAGCTTCTCGCTGCTGATCGGCAGCCTGTTCCTGGACACCCCGGCGTGGATCGTGCTGCCGGCGTTCTTCTTCACCGTCGCGCCGCAGGGACTGATCTTCGGCAACGGCGGCGCGCTGGCCTCGGACCAGGCGCGCGAGATTGCGGGCACCGGGTCGGCGATGCTGGGGCTGGGCTTCTCGTTCTCGGCCTCGATCGCGGCGCCGCTGGTGGGGATCGCCGGGACGCATTCCTCCCTGCCGATGGCGATCACGATGGTCATCGGCTGCCTGATCTCCGGCGCGTTCTTCGTCGTCGCCGGGCGAGGCAGCGGCACGCCGAACCCGCACACCGGCGCGCACTGA
- a CDS encoding queuosine precursor transporter — translation MNTHHRTAPSAPPTPSGGPAGAVYADRGSSHFDILLAAMVTVVVLSGIGAAKGVSFGTVPGTGFEILTDGGFFLFPLAYVLGDIVTELYGPRVARRAILTSFAVSILASVCYQVIIALPPFPDEYGQAKQAALELALGPVWIVVLAGLAGFLAGQTLNSFVVSRMKRRMGERGLIPRLFTSSGLGELVDTIIFCSIAATAIGITTLTQWAEYTLLGFVYKVAVQYAMIPVTSAVIRWLKRTDPTYQERLAHADAG, via the coding sequence GTGAACACACACCACCGCACCGCGCCGTCCGCCCCTCCCACCCCGTCTGGAGGCCCGGCCGGCGCCGTCTACGCCGACCGGGGCTCCTCGCACTTCGACATCCTCCTCGCCGCCATGGTCACCGTGGTCGTCCTCTCCGGCATCGGAGCCGCCAAGGGCGTCAGCTTCGGCACGGTCCCCGGCACCGGATTCGAGATCCTCACCGACGGCGGCTTCTTCCTCTTCCCCCTCGCCTACGTCCTCGGCGACATCGTGACCGAGCTGTACGGTCCCCGCGTCGCGCGCCGGGCCATCCTCACCTCCTTCGCCGTGAGCATCCTCGCCTCCGTCTGCTACCAGGTGATCATCGCGCTGCCGCCGTTCCCGGACGAGTACGGTCAGGCCAAGCAGGCCGCCCTCGAGCTCGCCCTCGGCCCCGTCTGGATCGTGGTGCTCGCGGGCCTGGCGGGCTTCCTCGCCGGCCAGACCCTGAACTCCTTCGTCGTCAGTCGGATGAAGAGACGGATGGGGGAGCGGGGCCTCATTCCTCGCCTGTTCACCTCGAGCGGGCTCGGTGAGCTCGTGGACACCATCATTTTCTGCTCCATCGCAGCGACCGCGATCGGCATCACGACGCTCACACAGTGGGCGGAGTACACGCTCCTGGGCTTCGTCTACAAGGTAGCGGTGCAGTACGCGATGATCCCGGTGACCTCCGCCGTCATCCGCTGGCTCAAGCGCACCGATCCGACCTACCAGGAGCGCCTGGCGCACGCCGACGCCGGGTGA
- a CDS encoding YhgE/Pip domain-containing protein, whose amino-acid sequence MTRLKHPRTLIVVLLLPLLVAGLGLWALSGRVDRLDSAPAAVVNLDEGAEVTDADGESQTVPLGRLLAGSLTQPGTVESADSPETTGFDWQLTSKDDAQQGLKDGSYSAVVVVPEDFSAKLTTIGTTDAVPAILEVTTNDASGQINSLVGSAVAEASASTMGGQMAEQYLDGLYLGFNDLKDGFSDAADGAEQLADGTAELDDGTQDLAAGSQELADGSARAAEGTKEFSGGVWSLADGAGQTADGSQQLADGLDDLAAGTDGAAGGGEDLATGLDDLATGSEDLAAGIGSLQTGMTGTESEPGLLDGANQLAAGVEGDGTAENPGLVGGADQLATGLEQYSDGVSEAGTAVTGDGTAEHPGLVTTAEGVADGTAELGEGAQQLADGISGTEQEPGLPEGAQDVADGAAALSAGVEGDGTEQDPGMVALAEQMQASAEALLEENPKDTNALALQAQAEDMLKYAQGVETGLNGDGTAENPGLVDGTQDIADGSSELLPLGPQLQQLADGINGTDQEPGLVQGTEGVVTYAQGLETAFAGDGTEQNPGLTASAEQLATGARDSADGAGDLVTGVTGLRDGLQQYSDGVDDLAVGADQLAEGSRASADGAGDLASGLDDLAAGTRSSADGAGTLADGSSQLADGATELGHGADQLADGSDDLASGTDELASGTEDLADGTSELSAGSDDLASGLREGAEGVPSYTESERARMSEMAANPVNTDVERQNEADGATTATFPFVTALALWLGAFASFLLLPALSRRLLDRAVPMGRVVLRSLAPALLVAVVQTVAVLAVLTAVGISPVSPVTVGVVALAGAGMFAALHQTLMTLLGDRIGRIVSILVMALQVVTLVGIVPLTTAPPLLQSISALLPLPIVTQGLVHAALGGSLVSTSSTLLAILAWAAVSLLVTLAASRTARRADRSDRVPIGAAASTA is encoded by the coding sequence ATGACCCGCCTGAAGCATCCGCGCACGCTGATCGTGGTCCTCCTGCTGCCGCTGCTGGTGGCGGGGCTGGGACTGTGGGCGCTCAGCGGGCGCGTGGACCGTCTCGACAGCGCGCCCGCGGCCGTCGTCAACCTCGACGAGGGCGCCGAGGTCACCGACGCCGACGGCGAGTCCCAGACCGTGCCCCTCGGCCGGCTGCTGGCCGGCTCCCTCACCCAGCCCGGCACCGTCGAGAGCGCCGACTCCCCCGAGACGACCGGCTTCGACTGGCAGCTGACCTCGAAGGACGATGCCCAGCAGGGACTGAAGGACGGCTCCTACTCCGCGGTCGTGGTGGTCCCCGAGGACTTCTCCGCGAAGCTCACCACCATCGGCACCACTGACGCCGTCCCGGCGATCCTCGAGGTCACCACCAACGACGCCAGCGGGCAGATCAATTCGCTGGTCGGCTCCGCGGTGGCGGAGGCCTCGGCCTCCACCATGGGCGGGCAGATGGCCGAGCAATACCTCGACGGCCTCTACCTGGGCTTCAACGACCTGAAGGACGGATTCTCCGACGCGGCCGACGGTGCGGAGCAGCTCGCCGACGGCACCGCCGAGCTCGACGACGGCACCCAGGATCTCGCCGCGGGCAGCCAGGAGCTCGCCGACGGCTCCGCCCGGGCCGCCGAGGGGACGAAGGAGTTCTCCGGCGGCGTGTGGAGCCTCGCCGACGGCGCCGGGCAGACCGCCGACGGCTCCCAGCAGCTCGCCGACGGCCTCGACGATCTCGCCGCGGGCACCGACGGCGCGGCCGGCGGCGGTGAGGACCTCGCCACGGGGCTCGATGACCTCGCGACCGGCTCCGAGGACCTCGCCGCCGGGATCGGGAGCCTGCAGACGGGGATGACCGGGACGGAGTCCGAGCCCGGGCTGCTCGACGGCGCGAACCAGCTGGCCGCCGGGGTCGAGGGCGACGGCACCGCCGAGAACCCGGGTCTGGTCGGGGGCGCCGATCAGCTTGCCACCGGCCTCGAGCAGTACTCCGACGGGGTCTCCGAGGCGGGCACCGCCGTGACCGGCGACGGCACCGCCGAGCACCCGGGCCTGGTGACCACCGCCGAGGGTGTGGCTGACGGCACCGCCGAGCTCGGCGAGGGTGCGCAGCAGCTGGCCGACGGCATCAGCGGCACCGAACAGGAGCCGGGCCTGCCGGAAGGCGCCCAGGACGTCGCGGACGGGGCGGCCGCCCTGTCGGCCGGCGTGGAGGGCGATGGCACCGAACAGGACCCGGGGATGGTCGCTCTGGCCGAGCAGATGCAGGCCAGCGCTGAGGCTCTCCTCGAAGAGAATCCCAAGGACACGAATGCACTGGCTCTGCAGGCGCAGGCCGAGGACATGCTCAAGTACGCCCAGGGGGTCGAGACAGGCCTGAACGGGGACGGCACCGCGGAGAATCCGGGCCTGGTCGACGGTACCCAGGACATCGCGGACGGCTCCTCCGAGCTGCTCCCCCTCGGCCCCCAGCTCCAGCAGCTCGCCGACGGGATCAACGGCACCGATCAGGAGCCCGGTCTGGTCCAGGGCACAGAGGGCGTCGTCACCTACGCCCAGGGCCTCGAGACCGCCTTCGCCGGCGACGGCACCGAGCAGAACCCCGGTCTGACCGCATCGGCCGAGCAGCTCGCGACCGGGGCGCGCGACAGCGCCGACGGCGCCGGGGACCTGGTCACCGGGGTCACCGGGCTGCGCGACGGCCTGCAGCAGTACTCCGACGGCGTCGACGACCTCGCGGTGGGCGCTGACCAGCTCGCCGAGGGCTCCCGGGCGAGCGCCGACGGTGCCGGGGATCTCGCCAGCGGCCTCGACGACCTGGCCGCGGGCACCCGCTCCTCGGCCGACGGTGCCGGCACCCTCGCCGACGGCAGCTCCCAGCTGGCCGACGGCGCCACCGAGCTGGGTCATGGGGCGGACCAGCTGGCCGACGGCAGCGACGACCTGGCCTCCGGCACCGACGAGCTGGCCTCCGGCACCGAGGACCTCGCCGACGGCACCTCGGAGCTCTCCGCGGGCAGCGACGACCTCGCCTCCGGTCTGCGCGAGGGAGCCGAGGGCGTGCCCAGCTACACCGAGTCCGAGCGCGCCCGGATGAGCGAGATGGCCGCGAACCCGGTGAACACCGACGTCGAGCGCCAGAACGAGGCCGACGGCGCGACGACCGCGACCTTCCCCTTCGTCACGGCCCTCGCGCTGTGGCTGGGCGCCTTCGCCAGCTTCCTGCTGCTGCCGGCCCTGTCCCGCCGCCTGCTGGACCGGGCGGTGCCGATGGGCCGGGTCGTGCTGCGCTCGCTGGCGCCCGCGCTGCTGGTCGCGGTGGTGCAGACCGTCGCGGTGCTGGCCGTGCTCACCGCCGTCGGCATCTCCCCCGTCTCCCCGGTGACGGTGGGGGTGGTGGCCCTCGCCGGGGCCGGTATGTTCGCGGCCCTCCACCAGACGCTGATGACGCTGCTGGGCGATCGCATCGGCCGCATCGTCTCGATCCTGGTGATGGCGCTGCAGGTGGTGACGTTGGTGGGCATCGTGCCACTGACCACCGCTCCCCCGCTGCTGCAGTCGATCAGCGCGCTGCTGCCGCTGCCGATCGTCACCCAGGGGCTCGTGCATGCCGCCCTCGGCGGTTCCCTGGTGTCGACCTCGAGCACGCTGCTGGCGATCCTCGCCTGGGCCGCGGTCTCGCTGCTGGTGACGCTGGCGGCCTCCCGCACGGCCCGCCGCGCGGACCGCTCCGACCGGGTGCCGATCGGGGCGGCGGCCTCGACGGCCTGA
- a CDS encoding maltokinase N-terminal cap-like domain-containing protein translates to MAIIYQARLEPTKPEILHRLLASRPWGEAGELEVLGAYRFDDPDGEVGIECHLVRVGETVYHLPLTYRPAPLEDGEDALIGTLQHSVLGERFVYDGLGDEVALECFRRALCGQQEQAELEIHDAEDRRVDTRTHSVSLSLELDEGESLPTDDDLLSGGEPFTIARTVGDLDGTVRLVAEWSDGRGVLAAY, encoded by the coding sequence ATGGCGATCATCTACCAGGCCCGGCTCGAGCCGACCAAACCCGAGATCCTGCACCGTCTGCTGGCGTCGAGGCCGTGGGGCGAGGCGGGGGAGCTGGAGGTGCTCGGCGCCTACCGCTTCGACGACCCGGATGGCGAGGTGGGCATCGAGTGCCATCTGGTGCGGGTCGGGGAGACCGTGTACCACCTGCCGCTGACCTATCGCCCCGCACCGCTCGAGGACGGTGAGGACGCCCTGATCGGGACCCTGCAGCACTCGGTGCTCGGTGAGCGCTTCGTCTACGACGGCCTCGGTGACGAGGTGGCGCTGGAGTGCTTCCGACGCGCGCTGTGCGGACAGCAGGAACAGGCCGAGCTCGAGATCCACGACGCCGAGGATCGCCGTGTCGACACGCGGACGCACTCGGTGAGCCTGAGCCTCGAGCTCGACGAGGGCGAGAGCCTGCCGACCGACGACGATCTCCTCAGCGGCGGCGAGCCGTTCACCATCGCCCGCACCGTCGGCGATCTCGACGGCACAGTGCGCCTGGTCGCCGAATGGTCCGACGGACGCGGCGTGCTCGCGGCGTACTGA